A region from the Lolium perenne isolate Kyuss_39 chromosome 4, Kyuss_2.0, whole genome shotgun sequence genome encodes:
- the LOC127292224 gene encoding uncharacterized protein, with protein MPAAGTHRTMPDGAAALEVPSNRPNFVTRPSYWGPPAATAVFLPPERLKGREASIHAYLDFPSDPEMEYYSRRFAYAYITPARAEPGPFIRLVFRTLALDLPQTFELLHPDHGADAMLRFRTPHDREAAMGRQPFVLDGATVKLMREDETPDVRKVSHDYLVHVALHDYPVEERTKKKIEGNCTALGHLREIDPACFAAPDLATVHVVLQLHDPAEIPHQLRIEYRDGSISVVPVEILSVWHQSHSYDAKGQWRNIA; from the exons ATGCCGGCGGCCGGCACCCACCGCACCATGCCGGAtggggcggcggcgctggaggtcCCCTCCAATCGCCCGAACTTCGTCACCCGCCCGTCCTACTGGGGCCCTCCGGCCGCCACTGCGGTCTTCCTCCCGCCGGAGAGACTCAAGGGACGCGAAGCCTCCATCCATGCGTACCTGGACTTCCCCTCCGATCCCGAGATGGAGTACTACTCCCGGCGCTTCGCGTACGCCTACATCACCCCGGCCCGCGCCGAGCCGGGCCCCTTCATCCGCCTCGTCTTCCGCACTCTCGCCCTCGACCTGCCGCAGACCTTCGAGCTCCTCCACCCCGACCACGGCGCCGACGCCATGCTGCGCTTCCGCACGCCCCACGACCGCGAGGCGGCCATGGGCCGGCAGCCGTTCGTGCTCGACGGCGCCACGGTGAAGCTCATGCGAGAGGACGAGACCCCCGACGTCCGGAAGGTCTCGCACGACTACCTCGTCCACGTCGCCCTCCATGACTACCCCGTCGAGGAGCGCACCAAGAAGAAGATCGAGGGCAACTGCACAGCCTTAGGCCATCTGCGCGAGATCGACCCGGCCTGCTTCGCGGCGCCCGATCTCGCCACCGTCCATGTCGTCCTTCAGCTCCATGACCCTGCCGAGATCCCCCACCAACTCCGGATCGAGTACCGCGATGGCTCCATCAGCGTCGTCCCCGTCGAGATTCTCAGTGTCTGGCACCAGTCACACTCCTACGACGCCAAGGGACA GTGGCGAAATATTGCTTAG